The following are encoded together in the Daucus carota subsp. sativus chromosome 5, DH1 v3.0, whole genome shotgun sequence genome:
- the LOC108192640 gene encoding magnesium dechelatase SGRL, chloroplastic yields MANHCCAHFALSPSPVRDFKPSSSSSSVPPAFILFSDKGPSYNTLVFQAVRLLGPPARFEESKLKVEVTGDETNRYTRIAPRTYTLSHCDFTANLTLTISRLIHLDQLKGWYNKDDVVAQWTEVKGEVCLDVHCYVSGPNSLLELTAEFRYHIFSKELPLVLQAMLHGDSSFFSRHQELMNAPVRVYFHSNSKKYNRVESWGPLKNAAQGRKDDQAHSLLAAKESPHYHKNYWGNPKSLFQALVAFLL; encoded by the exons ATGGCTAATCATTGTTGTGCTCATTTtgctttgtctccatctccagTTAGAGACTTCaagccttcttcttcttcttcttcagttcCTCCggcttttattttgttttctgaCAAAGGACCTTCTTATAACACCCTTGTTTTTCAG GCTGTTAGACTCTTGGGTCCTCCAGCAAGATTTGAAGAATCAAAACTAAAAGTTGAGGTTACGGGTGATGAGACAAATCGATACACCAGAATAGCGCCAAGAACCTACACACTCTCACATTGTGATTTCACCGCCAACCTAACATTAACTATTTCAAGACTCATCCATCTTGATCAG TTGAAAGGATGGTATAACAAGGATGATGTGGTGGCTCAGTGGACAGAAGTGAAGGGAGAGGTGTGTCTCGATGTCCACTGCTATGTGAGTGGACCAAATTCCCTCCTAGAATTGACTGCAGAGTTCAGATACCACATATTCTCCAAGGAGCTACCTTTG GTTCTCCAGGCTATGCTGCATGGAGATTCTTCTTTTTTCAGCAGGCATCAAGAGCTAATGAATGCACCAGTTCGAGTTTATTTCCActctaattcaaaaaaatataatcgtGTGGAGAGCTGGGGACCACTAAAAAATGCTGCACAG GGAAGAAAAGACGATCAAGCGCACAGTTTATTGGCGGCAAAAGAAAGTCCTCATTATCATAAGAACTACTGGGGAAATCCAAAATCTCTCTTTCAAGCTCTTGTTGCTTTCCTCCTGTAA